ATTCGTGGTCTCCTTGGGTAGTGACGCGTTCGTCGGGATCTACGGTCGCACACCCTTCGAGCACATCTCAAATATCGTAGCGTCTGTAGCTAGGTACCTAGCTAGGAGGAATGACCTAATGAGTGTTCATGTATTCCTCGGAAAGAACTACATACATACTTACCCGGCAAGAGGTAGTAAGGCGTACCAGTTAATACTCAAGACATTCTCTGAAATACTCTTTAGTCCTGAAGATTCCGGCTCTCCATTAAATACTCAATCTCCTAAAGAAATAATTAGTTACGTGTATCCTCACCTACCTAGAGACAGGTCTATTATATTGTTGTTAGCTACCTCAAAGTTCTTAGCTAATTACGTGGATCAACTACTTGAAGTCATGAGTTTTATCTCTAGTAGGGGGCACATAACTTATATTCTGACACCTTTAACACTGTCTTATGAAGTTAAAGGTTTACCTGAATGGGGTAAAGCACTGTATAGGTTGAGGGTTTTTGAATCTCTTAGAAGTGAGTTGGGAAGTGTTAAGAGGATTAGAGATGCTGGGATTCCAGTTATAGCTATGGGTCCTGAAAATCTTGCGACCGAGGTTGTAATGCGTTTAGAGGCTTTAAGGAGCTAGTAGCGATTTTCAGTAGCTACTCTTAAGTATTTTCTCTCTAAGCTCGTGAATCAGCATGTTCTTGAGTTCGTATTTATGAAGTCTTGTCAAGTGTAGGTACATTCCTTTCTTAGTGAACGGTCCTTTCCCGCAAATATTGCAGTAGAGTGACGCGCCTTCAAGTCTGGAAACCTCTTTAGCTATAGTTTCTATAGCTTCAAGAGATATCTTAGCTATTGACGAGCCCGTCACCACTCTTAATCGGTCAATATCTATACTCTTATTTGAGGCTCTCCTAGCTAAGAAATCTATGAGACGTTCTGATAAGGGATCTAGCTTAGAAGTATTAAGACCCACTTAAACCACCTACACAAACAACCAAAGCTGTAGCTATCAACTGAAGAACTAGTGAGGGCTCTGAATCCTCAAGTATGTTCTTAACCACCTTCGTTTCCTGAGGATTCAGTTTTATCAAGTTTAGAAATCTGATAAGTAGATCGCGAGCTTCTTCTTTACTCGCAATCCCTAAGTCTACCTTCTTCCTTAGACTCATAGCTTCCTCAAGTATGTCAGCTAACTCAGAATCACTATACTCTACCTCCCACAGCTTCTTCGCGTGTGTTCCTAACTCACTAGCTAAGCCGTTAACGTATCTGTTAGTACATATCTTAGTCACCAGCTCACCGACTCCTAACTTAATTAGGGGGATTATATCTTGAGCTAAGTCTTCATAACCTAAACGCTTCACGACTAAGAAAGTCGACAGCGTTAATGTGAAATTCTCTACTATATAGTAATCTAGGCTACTCTCAAAGTCTTCAGATGACTCAAGATCTTTGAGCATAGATTCCGACAAGTAGAGCCCCATATAATAATCTTGCCTTACAGGCAAGCGATTTAATTACAGACGTAAGTAAAACATAAGAGAATTTTAGTTGTCTTAATAAAATGTATTATTAGGAAATGACGTAATACTTAATACATAGTTTCTCGACTAGATGGTGTTCGCTGGCTCTCAGGTTGTTTTAAGAAGAGCGGGTGAGTTGAGAGTGTGAGGTTATTTTTCTTTATGTTTTGTGATTGTTTATTGGTTTTGTAGTCTCCTTGTCCCGTAAGGTAATGAATCGCGGGCGACTACGCGGGAGCCTCTGTGGTTAGGGGCTCTGAGGAGGCCGTTAAGAAGCTAAACACAAAGAACAACGAAAACTAGTGAACAGCCATCTGCAAAGAAACGATGTGTCTTGCTCTAAATAAGGATGTGCGAGTAATTTGCTACTCTTCATATATCTCGTAGTTTTCATACTCGAGATATTTAGTATAGTTTCTCTCGTATTGGTAGACAGGTATCATAAGGTCTGCGCAGAATTCTTCTACTGTAGCAACTTTCTTTAGTTCGTTAATATCTATTTTCAAGTTTTTAGGAGGTGTTATGATTTCTTTCTCTGCACTTAAGTAGCCTCTCGAGTCTTCTTTGAGTCCTACGAGTACTACGGGTTTCTCTAAGACCCAGGCGAACACCTCGGCTTGCTTCCTAGCATAATCGTTTATTGGATAGAGCTTGAACTCATAGTAGGTTTCGGTAAATTCGTCGTAGAGGTCTGGCTGAGCAGCTACGAATAAGTCTCTGGTCAGTCTCTTAAAACTAGTCTTAGGTTTCTCGCCAATCACGCCGGCGTTGAGGAGTGCTGAGTAAGCCCTGTAAGCCTTGAGAATTAAGTCTCGCTTATAAATTCCCTCAGCTCTTAATCTGGCCGCGACTTTCCTAACAAACCATTTAGGTACTTGCGCGTACCAAGCTCGCGAATACACGTGGTTAGCCAGCGCGTACTCCTCCTCGAAAATCTTACCAAATTTTAGCGAAACCTCGTCGCCTTCAGGCGGCTTACTCAGCAACTTAGCTACGTCTGAGGCCTTAACCACCAAGACGTTGATAGTCTCGCTACACTCACTCAGCTTTTCCTCATCACGCAAGTTGCTTAACCTCAAATAAAGTCTTGTCTTCTAGAAAATTAACCTAACTCTACATAGTCGGTTTCAGCCTACTTATTAGGTGTTTGAATAAGTAAGTTTATGGGGTGAGGGGATGCTTAAGACAATTAAGAAGATTTTAAGAGAGCTGGTAAGTTTTATTAAGGGACTTAATCAGGCAATAGTTGAAGACAGTGTTAGTGCTCTTGAGTTAGAGCATAACGAGCTTGAAGCTGCTTTCTTGACTATCGTTTTAGGTTCGCTAGTAGGGGTAGCTACACTCTCTCCTATCCTCAGCCTAGAACTACTTGAGGTCCTCAAGGATGAGATTAAGATTCTTGAGAGCAGAGCTGTGAGAGGTGAAGACGTGCTAGGAGACTTGATGGCTTCCTTAGGTGGTGAGTGGTGATTGACATAATCAACTTACTAAAGCCTATTGAAGGAGACCCTCACGTAGTCATGGTTTTGGGTAAGGGGGGTGTGGGAAAGACCTCCACATCAATATTAATATCTAGCGAGTTGAGAAAGCTGGGGAAAACCCTCCTAGTAAGCTTTGATCCTGCTAAGCACATACTTAAGTATTTAAACGTGAGCAAGTCTGCAGAATTATTTGAAGTAAGTGATAATTTCTTCGTTAGTCAGTTAGATATTGAGGCATCAGCTAAAGAATTAACGTCTAGATACTCGAGCCTCATCAGTGATTTATTCCCGTCACTCTCAGTTCTTAACTTAGAAGACATTACTAAAGCACTTAAGTATGCTCCAGGAGTTGAAGAGGAAGTGTTCCTTAACTGGCTGAGTGAAGCATATAATAAGAAAGACTTTAGATTCATAGTGATAGATACTCCTCCTACGGGCATCTCTCTCAGAACGCTAACACTACCTAAACTTTATCTCTTGTGGCTCGAGAAACTAATCAATATAAGAGAAAGGATCGTGTCACTCAGGTATGTCATAGCCAAGACTCTCGGCAGAGAGATTAAGGTTAGTGACCCAGCACTCGTTAAATTATACGAGATGCGCGAGAAGTATAATAAAGTTAGAGAAGCATTAACAAACCGTTCAAGAACTTCATTCGTGGTCGTAACAAATCCTGAGCCCCTGCCCATGTATGAGTTAAGAGAAGTTCTCAAGTTTTTAAGTGAAGAACTCGCCACGACACCTAAGCTACTCGTAATGAATAAAGTTCTTCCAGAAGACGTTGCCGTGAAGTTAGGGGCTTACGAAGAGCAAAAAACTATTATTGAGGAATTCATGAGCTTGCCAGGCAAGTCTATCATGATTCCGTACGTTAGTAACCCACCCTCAAAATTAGAAGACATTCTTAAATTGAGGGAGGTAGTGGTCGTAACTAAGGGTGTCTAGTCTTGATAATTGAAGTAATAGCTTTCTCGGCGTTAATAATCGCGTCAGCTATCTCCGTGATCTGGTACTTCAGAGGTAGGAGGAAGATGCTCAAGTTCATTAAAGAATTTACTGACGAACTTGAGAGAGAGTTAAGACCTGCTGACAAGGAGTACGTGCTCCTAGGGTACTTAGTAGGTTATAGGGCTAAGTATAAGCTTGAAGACGGGAGAAACGCTTACATCTTGTTGACTACAGCGCCTAGACATTCCTTCTTCTACTACCTGATAGCTAGGGCGTTGAACCGCGAAGATAGAGTAACTATAATGCTAGAACTTACTGGACGAAATGTCTTGAGAGACCTCCACGCTGTCAAGAAAGGCGAGTCTAGAATACTTAACGTCTTGCTGCGGGACCTGGGCTCTCGGGCAGAAAGACTGAGCAGGACTATCATAAAGACTAGTAAGGGAGATTACGAGGTCTTTTACGAAGAACCGAGAGACTTAGAATTAATTAATAAGATAATAGACTCGAGACCTAAACCAATAATTAAATTATCAGCTTACAAGAGCCTAAACGCCGTTGAGGTAGTCTCTAGAGCTGAGCTAGGCTCTGTGAACGAGTTACTTGGGTCTCTGAAAATTCTTGCTAGAAATATCAGTAAAAGCTTGCCATCACATAACTAACCTCGCAAATCAAGGAGTGAGGCAGCACTACCAGCTTATCTTAGACTTTATAGAGCTGTCTATCTCTATACCTATCTCTCTAGACCTCCTGAAAGAAGTTTCTATCACTTCTATCAAGCCTGCCTTTATACCCTTAGCTTCTAAAACTTTAAGCCCCTGAATAGTAGTGCCTGAAGGAGTCGTTACCTCGTCTCTAACTTCTATAGGATGTGAATCTAGCTCTCTTAGTAATTTCACGGTTCCTTCAATCATGTCTAGAATTGCTCTATAAGCTACGTCTCTAGTCATCCCTGAAGAAACAGCTCCTAGAACTAACCCGTCTATTATCTCGGCTATGAAGGCCGGTCCACTACCTACTAGACTAGTCCATATATCTAGGTATTCTTCGGGAACCCAATACACGCTACCAAAACACCTGAGAACGTTCTCGACAGTAGAGCGGTCGTCTGAGTTGTTGTCGTTGGTTGCTATGGCTGTAGCTGACTTACTTACTAATGTGTTGATGTTTGGCATAGCCCTGAAGACTTTAGCCCCGCGCAAAACCCTGCTTAAAGTCTCTAGTTTAACACCAGCCATCACAGAAACTACTAACTTACCTGACCAGAAATCTACTGGAACCTGATTATAAAGGTCTAGAAAGTTATGAGGCTTAACACTCACTATAACTAAGTCAGATTTACGCACTACGTAAGCATTATCTCTACTCACCTCAGCACCAAGCCTTAAAGCTTTCGCTAAAGTCTCTTCACTCCTACCACTCGCGTAAACTTCTAAGTCAGACCTGCAAGACTTGAGAGCTCTAATCATCGCTGAACCTATCCTACCAGCGCCTAAGACACCCACACTACACTTACTCGTACTCCTCCACCACTATTAAGAACTCGTAAATTACCTGCTTATAACTCTTTATAGACATAATAACAGAAACGTAGGTAGCAAGAGACAAAAAGACGAGAACCAAGATATCATTATAGTGTAAGATTCGAGTTGTTAGAATATAACAATACGATAAAGAAGCATAATAAGTTGCTTCAGAATGTCATAAAACTTAAAAACTCTTAAGTAAAATTAGTTAGTGTGGTGTACTCTATGTATGTTAGAAAATCTCTAAAAAGAGCTATTTCTAAAACTATGGGAATTATAATAGGTCTCGTGATAGTGATAGCTGTCGTAGCCGGAGTTCTAATTTACATGACTACACAAGTACCACCAACAACGACGCCAACGACTACTAAGCCTAAGATAGAGAAGGTTAAAATAGGTATTATAGAGCCCTTAACAGGGCGTTACGCTGTCTTTGGTCAAGAAGCTGTTGATGCTGCCAGACTCTTAGTTGATATTATAAATAACGAGTTAGGAGGTGTTAGTTCTTTAGGAGGTGCTAAGCTCGAATTATATGTTGAGGACGCCGGCACCAGTCCTGACACAGCCGCCTTAGCTGCTGAGAGACTTATCTCTAACTACAGGCCTCACGTAATATTAGGTGCTTACATAAGTAGGCTTACAGCTGCGGTAGCTGAAGTAACTGAGAGAGAAAAAATACCTTTAGTGATGGACGCTTTAGTTGATTGGTTGACTGAGAGGGGATGGAATTACGTCTTTAGACTAGCTCCTAGAGCTAGTACTCACGGCAAAGCAGCTGTAGATTTCGTCTTAGAAATGGCAAAGAAAACCAACACTACGATACGTACTGTGGTAGTACTTCATGAAGACTCCATATTCGGGACCACAGTGGCTAACGGCGTTAGGTCGCAACTGATAGCTAAGGGAGTAATACCTAATGAGACTATAACTTACGCATACACGATAACCGACTTCGGACCCATAATCTCCAGAATTAGAGAATTAAACCCGGACGTTATATTTAGCGTACCTTACTTCAGCGACGGAATACTATTTGCTAAAGCTTTGCAGGCCTCAGGTATTAAAGTAAAGTTTATAGCTGGTGCTGGCGGGTGCGGTTATACGGACCCAGACTCTATAAGAGAGGCTGGCGAAGCAGTAGAGTACTTCACAAACACGTACAGCTACAACCCGGCTCGTCAGACTCAATGGAACAAGCGTATTGTCCAGGCATTCCAGCAGAAATACGGTAAGTTACCTACTGAGGCTGCCGGCATAATATTCTATTCCTTGATGTTTGTTTATGAAGGTCTTGAGAAAGCAGGTCAGATGTTCCCTGACGACCCGTTAAACCCAGATAACTTAAGAGCTGTTTTCTTATCGATGGATCTAGACGACTCTAACAGCATAGCTGCCCAACTTTACCCAACTGGCAGAGTAAAGTTAGCAGCTAATGGTGAGAATCTCTACGGTGGTACGGCAATCCTGCAAGTCATTGGGGGTCAACCTAGAGTCATATGGCCTGAGGCTGAGGAAGGCGTAACCCCGATCTTCCCAAGACCTTAAAACAAGGTTTTTATAACCTTGATAGATTTTTTCATGTAAGTCGGGGGAAGTCAGATGCTACCTAGTCCTGGTTTACTATTTCAGAGTGTTTTAGACGGTATTTTCTTAGGATTTCTATACTCTCTCATAGCTTTAGGACTTTCTCTAGTTTTCGGGGTCATGGGAATAATAAATTTTGCTCATGGAGACTTCATCATGTTAGGTTCCTACCTAGTGTGGATACTAGCTAACAGCTTGAGGTCAGACCCCTCACTAATGTCTATAGCTACGGTCCCACTATTTTTCGTGATGGGCGCAGCTATCTATACAGCAATTATAAGGCCTGTCTTAGGTAAAGAGCCATTAATACAGATAGCAGTGACTGTAGGGGTAGGCTACGTCCTGCAGAACCTCGCCTTAATGATGTTTCGAGCAGAACCTAGAGCAGTCCAGACTACTTACCTAAACTTCTACTTAAACTTAGGTTTGGTAAGCGTTCACGTAGCT
Above is a genomic segment from Zestosphaera sp. containing:
- a CDS encoding ABC transporter substrate-binding protein; amino-acid sequence: MVYSMYVRKSLKRAISKTMGIIIGLVIVIAVVAGVLIYMTTQVPPTTTPTTTKPKIEKVKIGIIEPLTGRYAVFGQEAVDAARLLVDIINNELGGVSSLGGAKLELYVEDAGTSPDTAALAAERLISNYRPHVILGAYISRLTAAVAEVTEREKIPLVMDALVDWLTERGWNYVFRLAPRASTHGKAAVDFVLEMAKKTNTTIRTVVVLHEDSIFGTTVANGVRSQLIAKGVIPNETITYAYTITDFGPIISRIRELNPDVIFSVPYFSDGILFAKALQASGIKVKFIAGAGGCGYTDPDSIREAGEAVEYFTNTYSYNPARQTQWNKRIVQAFQQKYGKLPTEAAGIIFYSLMFVYEGLEKAGQMFPDDPLNPDNLRAVFLSMDLDDSNSIAAQLYPTGRVKLAANGENLYGGTAILQVIGGQPRVIWPEAEEGVTPIFPRP
- a CDS encoding ArsA family ATPase, producing MIDIINLLKPIEGDPHVVMVLGKGGVGKTSTSILISSELRKLGKTLLVSFDPAKHILKYLNVSKSAELFEVSDNFFVSQLDIEASAKELTSRYSSLISDLFPSLSVLNLEDITKALKYAPGVEEEVFLNWLSEAYNKKDFRFIVIDTPPTGISLRTLTLPKLYLLWLEKLINIRERIVSLRYVIAKTLGREIKVSDPALVKLYEMREKYNKVREALTNRSRTSFVVVTNPEPLPMYELREVLKFLSEELATTPKLLVMNKVLPEDVAVKLGAYEEQKTIIEEFMSLPGKSIMIPYVSNPPSKLEDILKLREVVVVTKGV
- the proC gene encoding pyrroline-5-carboxylate reductase, translated to MGVLGAGRIGSAMIRALKSCRSDLEVYASGRSEETLAKALRLGAEVSRDNAYVVRKSDLVIVSVKPHNFLDLYNQVPVDFWSGKLVVSVMAGVKLETLSRVLRGAKVFRAMPNINTLVSKSATAIATNDNNSDDRSTVENVLRCFGSVYWVPEEYLDIWTSLVGSGPAFIAEIIDGLVLGAVSSGMTRDVAYRAILDMIEGTVKLLRELDSHPIEVRDEVTTPSGTTIQGLKVLEAKGIKAGLIEVIETSFRRSREIGIEIDSSIKSKISW